A single Panthera uncia isolate 11264 chromosome E2 unlocalized genomic scaffold, Puncia_PCG_1.0 HiC_scaffold_19, whole genome shotgun sequence DNA region contains:
- the CEACAM19 gene encoding carcinoembryonic antigen-related cell adhesion molecule 19, giving the protein MASPEGARRHFSKGLLLSASILALWVPQGSRAALRIQKIPEHPQKNQDLLLSVQGIPDTFQDFNWYLGEEAHGGTMLFTYIPELQRPQRDGSAMGQRDIVGFPNGSMLLHRAQPTDSGTYQVAVTINPAWTVRAKTKVQVEEKHEELPITHLPMSAGIMVAIIIGSLAAGALFIGSIAHLLLTRSWRGQSHRYRGPRPLSPSLCLLPHPLGPTG; this is encoded by the exons ATGGCAAGTCCTGAGGGGGCCCGACGCCACTTCTCAAAGGGCCTCCTGCTCTCAG CCTCAATCCTGGCCCTCTGGGTCCCCCAAGGCTCCCGGGCTGCCCTCCGCATCCAGAAGATTCCAGAGCATCCTCAAAAGAACCAGGACCTGCTCCTGTCTGTCCAGGGCATCCCAGACACCTTTCAGGACTTCAACTGGTACCTGGGGGAGGAGGCCCACGGTGGCACGATGCTCTTCACCTACATCCCCGAGCTTCAGCGGCCCCAGAGGGACGGCAGTGCCATGGGGCAGCGTGACATCGTTGGCTTCCCCAATGGCTCCATGCTGCTGCATCGGGCCCAGCCCACCGACAGCGGCACCTACCAGGTAGCTGTCACCATCAATCCTGCCTGGACCGTGAGGGCCAAGACCAAGGTCCAGGTGGAGG AAAAGCATGAGGAGCTGCCCATTACACACCTGCCCATGAGCGCTGGGATCATGGTTGCCATCATCATTGGATCCCTTGCCGCTGGGGCCCTCTTCATCGGGAGCATTGCCCATCTCCTGTTAACAAGAAGCTGGAGGGGCCAGAGCCACAGGTACAGGGGCCCCaggcccctctctccttccctctgtcttcttccccaccccttggGTCCCACTGGTTGA